DNA sequence from the Malus sylvestris chromosome 10, drMalSylv7.2, whole genome shotgun sequence genome:
GAAGGCAAGGTCGAAACCAATTGTAACCATGTTTCAGATCATTCATACCATGTTGATGAGAAAGATTCAAATGAGAAGAGACATTATGATGAGACAACCTGGAGATTTGTGCCCTAAGCTTCAGAAAAAGTTGGAGGTTGCAAAAATAGAAAGTGGTCGATGCATTGCTCAGTGGTCTAGTGGGACTAAATTCCAAGTGGATGCTAGAGGAGGTGACCAATTTGTTGTTGACTTGACTGAGCGTACATGTTCATGTCGGGGATTTGACCTCATTGGTCTTCCATGCAGCCATGCCATTGTTGCTATTAATTACAAGCGGGATAAGCCAGAAGACTATGTGGATGTTTGTTATTCCAAGGTTATGTACTTGGAAATATATGGACACTTGATCCAGCCAATGAATGTGATGTCAATGTGGGAGGTCATTGAAAATCCACCTATCCAACCTCCTCTATATACTAGACAACCTGGAAGACCCAAGAACAAGAGAAACAAAGAGGCTGTagaaaaggagaaagaagatAATCCTACACAAAATGAGGCTACTAACATAAGTGGAGATATTCCACAGCCACAACAGCTCTCAAGGAAAGGCCAAGGGACCGTCAAATGTGGAATATGTAAAAAAGAGGGCCACAATACCAGGACTCATCATAGGCATCTTCCTACAAGACAAGAGGTGACA
Encoded proteins:
- the LOC126586853 gene encoding uncharacterized protein LOC126586853, with translation MFCVRHLYINYREQFKGKALKDALWAVAKTTIIPHFRRAMEELRLLSEDAYDWLMKRPVIHWSRSHFQTHTKCEMLLNNLCESFNAVIVKARSKPIVTMFQIIHTMLMRKIQMRRDIMMRQPGDLCPKLQKKLEVAKIESGRCIAQWSSGTKFQVDARGGDQFVVDLTERTCSCRGFDLIGLPCSHAIVAINYKRDKPEDYVDVCYSKVMYLEIYGHLIQPMNVMSMWEVIENPPIQPPLYTRQPGRPKNKRNKEAVEKEKEDNPTQNEATNISGDIPQPQQLSRKGQGTVKCGICKKEGHNTRTHHRHLPTRQEASSSSHGASSNLGGVPRKRGRKPKASSTAEGGNSEVQTDGRVKKRKTRQPRK